A genomic stretch from Candidatus Hydrogenedentota bacterium includes:
- a CDS encoding class I SAM-dependent methyltransferase, with the protein MENHNHDAYRRFHERRHRMVLELLNRHVTSKQRRCLDIGGGGDVAGAGLVIRERFAEELHAVDLGDDVEKGKARGVVSVACNVDSERLPYDDSFFDLVLFASVIEHLYNPFSVLQEIARVLRPGGTLLVEAPNAVAMGRRLDALSGHNPFRWFNRYNAVENKSLMVYCSVFYTPEEVE; encoded by the coding sequence TTGGAAAACCACAATCACGACGCATACCGCCGGTTCCATGAACGGCGACACCGCATGGTGCTGGAGCTACTCAACCGCCATGTCACGTCAAAGCAGCGCCGCTGCCTCGACATCGGCGGCGGGGGCGACGTGGCGGGTGCCGGACTTGTCATCCGCGAGCGCTTCGCCGAGGAACTGCACGCGGTGGATTTGGGTGACGACGTGGAGAAGGGAAAAGCGCGAGGTGTCGTGTCTGTCGCCTGCAACGTGGACAGCGAGCGCCTTCCGTACGATGACTCCTTCTTCGATTTGGTTTTATTCGCGTCCGTTATCGAGCACCTCTACAACCCCTTCTCGGTACTTCAAGAGATTGCCCGCGTGTTGCGTCCCGGGGGTACATTGCTGGTGGAAGCGCCCAACGCGGTCGCGATGGGCCGTCGCTTGGACGCGTTGTCGGGTCACAATCCGTTTAGATGGTTCAATCGCTACAACGCCGTCGAGAACAAGAGCCTGATGGTGTACTGCTCAGTCTTCTACACGCCGGAAGAGGTTGAAGA